A window of the Paenibacillus woosongensis genome harbors these coding sequences:
- the sufU gene encoding Fe-S cluster assembly sulfur transfer protein SufU — translation MQLDDLYRRVIMDHYKNPRNRGKFDNDVLTVDLNNPTCGDRISLQLIVEDGIVKDARFTGEGCSISMSSASMMTEAVKGLTFEHALQLADRFSSLMKGEDVQFDELEDIEALSGVNKFPARIKCATLAWNALKKGIQES, via the coding sequence ATGCAACTTGACGACTTATATCGGCGCGTTATTATGGATCATTATAAAAACCCGCGCAACCGCGGGAAGTTTGACAATGACGTCTTGACAGTGGATCTGAACAATCCGACATGCGGGGATCGCATATCTCTTCAGCTTATCGTCGAGGACGGGATCGTAAAGGATGCGCGGTTTACGGGGGAAGGCTGCTCGATCAGCATGTCATCGGCATCGATGATGACGGAGGCCGTTAAAGGCCTTACCTTCGAGCATGCCCTCCAACTAGCCGACCGTTTCTCTTCGCTGATGAAGGGCGAGGACGTCCAATTTGACGAACTGGAAGATATCGAAGCTCTATCCGGGGTCAATAAATTCCCTGCCCGGATCAAATGCGCGACACTGGCTTGGAACGCATTGAAGAAAGGGATTCAAGAGTCATAA
- the sufB gene encoding Fe-S cluster assembly protein SufB: MAKKAPDIGEYKYGFRDEHKSIFQSGKGLTREIVEEISKIKNEPQWMLDFRLKSLEQFEKMPMPRWGGDLDELDFDDIQYYVRPSEKQGKTWEEVPAEIKETFDKLGIPEAEQKFLAGVSAQYESEVVYHSMQKELEEQGVIFSDTDTALREHPEIFREYFGTIVPPTDNKFAALNSAVWSGGSFIYVPKGVKCEIPLQAYFRINSENMGQFERTLIIADEDSFVHYVEGCTAPVYSTNSLHSAVVEIICKKNARVRYTTIQNWAPNIYNLVTKRAVAEENANMEWVDGNIGSKLTMKYPAVVLKGRGAKGSVLSIAVAGKNQHQDSGAKMIHLAPDTTSTIVSKSISKHGGKVTYRGLASFGRQAEGAKSNVKCDTLILDNESTSDTIPYNEIMNDNIVLEHEATVSKVSEDQLFYLMSRGLTEDEATQMIVMGFIEPFTKELPMEYAVEMNRLIKFEMEGSIG, from the coding sequence ATGGCTAAGAAGGCTCCCGATATAGGGGAATACAAATATGGTTTCCGCGACGAGCATAAATCTATTTTCCAGTCAGGCAAAGGCTTGACTCGAGAAATCGTTGAGGAAATTTCGAAAATTAAGAACGAACCGCAGTGGATGCTTGATTTCCGCCTGAAATCGCTCGAGCAGTTCGAGAAAATGCCGATGCCGCGTTGGGGCGGCGATCTGGATGAGCTTGATTTCGACGATATCCAGTACTACGTAAGACCGTCGGAGAAGCAAGGAAAGACATGGGAAGAGGTTCCGGCAGAAATCAAAGAAACCTTCGATAAGCTCGGCATTCCGGAAGCGGAACAGAAGTTCCTGGCCGGCGTATCCGCCCAGTACGAATCTGAGGTTGTATACCACAGCATGCAGAAGGAATTGGAAGAGCAGGGCGTTATCTTTAGCGATACGGATACAGCGCTGCGTGAGCATCCGGAAATTTTCCGGGAGTATTTCGGTACGATCGTTCCGCCGACGGATAACAAGTTTGCAGCATTGAACAGTGCGGTGTGGTCGGGAGGAAGCTTTATTTACGTTCCTAAGGGCGTTAAATGTGAAATTCCTTTGCAGGCATATTTCCGGATTAACTCCGAAAACATGGGGCAGTTCGAAAGAACGCTGATCATTGCCGATGAAGACAGCTTCGTGCATTATGTTGAGGGTTGTACGGCTCCTGTATACAGCACGAATTCTCTGCATAGCGCGGTTGTTGAAATCATCTGTAAGAAGAACGCGCGCGTTCGTTACACGACGATACAGAACTGGGCTCCGAACATCTACAACCTTGTTACCAAGCGGGCTGTAGCTGAAGAGAATGCGAATATGGAATGGGTTGACGGCAATATCGGTTCGAAGCTGACGATGAAATACCCAGCAGTCGTACTGAAAGGCCGCGGCGCGAAAGGCAGCGTGCTGTCGATCGCTGTAGCCGGCAAGAACCAGCACCAGGATTCCGGCGCGAAGATGATCCATTTGGCTCCGGACACAACGTCCACGATTGTCTCCAAGTCGATCAGTAAGCACGGCGGAAAAGTAACTTACCGCGGTCTGGCATCCTTTGGCCGTCAGGCAGAGGGCGCTAAATCGAACGTCAAATGCGATACGCTTATTTTGGATAACGAGTCGACCTCCGATACGATTCCTTATAACGAAATTATGAACGATAACATCGTTCTGGAGCATGAGGCAACAGTATCGAAGGTATCCGAGGATCAGCTCTTCTATTTGATGAGTCGCGGCTTGACCGAGGACGAAGCGACGCAAATGATCGTTATGGGCTTCATCGAGCCGTTCACGAAGGAACTGCCGATGGAATATGCGGTTGAGATGAATAGATTGATCAAGTTCGAGATGGAAGGCTCGATCGGTTAA
- a CDS encoding HD-GYP domain-containing protein: MKLHVIEISPGDRLKHDIFNQFGVLILHKGTELTNDAIVKLMQHGIDYIDIEPRTIDIERTTNNAHQDPVMKVAPLFNEAVDGYEDIFLEALSSGTFDESKVDKLLQPLVDELVGQKDVVSLLLMLNNGDNYTYNHSMQVGMLSYYIATWLGYPKEQAYQVGKAGYLIDIGKCMISQDILGKPGKLTPEEFDEVKRHTLYGSEIILNSTGDKISAMVALQHHEREDGSGYPKGLRKDEIHPYAKIAAVADVYTAMTSNRVYQSKQELLTVLRELNSLSFGKLSPEPTQALISHLLPNFIGKKVLLNSGEVGSIVMTNQTDFFRPLVQTDDRFVDLSKERELSITEVYI; this comes from the coding sequence TCAATTCGGCGTATTAATTCTGCATAAAGGAACAGAACTGACCAATGATGCGATCGTGAAGCTAATGCAGCACGGAATCGACTACATCGACATTGAACCTCGCACCATAGACATCGAACGTACTACAAACAACGCCCACCAGGATCCCGTCATGAAAGTTGCACCGCTATTCAACGAAGCTGTTGATGGTTACGAAGACATTTTTCTGGAAGCGCTATCCAGCGGTACCTTCGATGAATCCAAAGTCGATAAACTGCTTCAGCCCCTGGTAGATGAACTGGTCGGCCAGAAGGATGTCGTTTCCCTCTTACTGATGCTGAATAACGGTGATAATTATACATATAATCATTCCATGCAAGTCGGAATGCTATCTTATTATATCGCAACTTGGCTTGGTTATCCTAAAGAACAGGCTTATCAAGTCGGCAAGGCCGGCTATTTGATCGATATCGGCAAATGCATGATTTCCCAAGACATTCTCGGCAAGCCCGGCAAGCTGACGCCAGAGGAATTTGATGAGGTCAAGCGTCATACATTGTATGGCTCGGAAATCATTCTGAATTCTACGGGAGACAAAATCTCTGCAATGGTTGCCCTGCAGCATCATGAACGGGAAGATGGAAGCGGATACCCTAAGGGGCTGCGCAAGGATGAGATTCATCCTTATGCCAAAATAGCGGCAGTAGCGGATGTCTATACGGCCATGACCTCCAACCGCGTCTACCAATCCAAGCAGGAGCTGCTCACTGTTTTGCGGGAATTGAATTCCCTTAGCTTTGGCAAATTGAGTCCTGAGCCGACCCAAGCCCTAATCAGTCACCTGCTGCCGAACTTTATCGGCAAGAAAGTGCTGCTGAATTCAGGGGAAGTTGGTTCAATCGTGATGACGAACCAGACAGATTTCTTCCGCCCGCTCGTTCAGACAGATGACAGGTTCGTAGACTTGTCCAAAGAACGGGAGCTGTCGATTACTGAGGTTTATATTTAA